One Pyrus communis chromosome 4, drPyrComm1.1, whole genome shotgun sequence genomic region harbors:
- the LOC137732906 gene encoding uncharacterized protein — MASGEMVSGVSDLRERTAEVQDVAKSKPKLKDLQASMETMEERLEKVERTILEFDTRLDEDVVDKEEIQTMVDNGKDELRGLVEGLRDELLGALNTMADKMRREVQVHLDNIEARFVALQEEIKDTRALKGDMAFCKEAVVKQFVQGPREIKALDSKVIDSFKPKSYNGKREAKELDTFVWNVERYFKYLKLEDDESKISTATMFLADNALMWWRRRSMEIEQGTFSLTTWDEFKKDLMLHFYPQNAKYEAKEKLRWLKQTGSIKDYVNTFVSLLFEVPNMLEEDKLMYFMSGLQNWAKLELQRRHVQTLSDAIAAAESLIEFKSSHQGDSKSTGKRGNHEKSGGEHKPKDKAETSKPKEKKADKHDKSKGKSWQPTCYLCDGPHMMRDCLQKKALKAMAFKEDKADESNDARMGCIRLLNAIQTTLPQPKAQVEGGSLFVDVKTGDKTTRVLVDTGATHNFMTSEEATRLGLRVTKEPGSMKTVNSAATPIVGIVSNVQVDIGAWKGKIDFTIVKMDEYGIVIGLEFIDKVRAFPIPFYNIFCILDDGRQPCLVPLERQAKKCTQHLLAIQFAKS, encoded by the coding sequence ATGGCAAGTGGAGAGATGGTGTCCGGAGTCTCCGATCTAAGGGAGCGTACTGCCGAGGTCCAAGACgttgccaagagcaagccaaagttAAAGGACTTGCAAGCATCGATGGAGACCATGGAGGAGCGACTCGAGAAGGTGGAACGAACCATACTCGAGTTCGATACTCGACTTGATGAGGACGTTGTCGACAAGGAGGAAATCCAAACCATGGTGGACAATGGTAAGGATGAACTGCGTGGCTTGGTGGAAGGGCTACGAGATGAGCTCCTTGGCGCCCTCAACACTATGGCAGACAAGATGCGGAGGGAAGTCCAGGTTCACCTTGACAACATAGAGGCAAGGTTTGTGGCGCTTCAAGAAGAGATAAAAGACACAAGGGCACTTAAGGGAGATATGGCGTTTTGTAAAGAAGCAGTCGTGAAGCAATTCGTGCAAGGGCCGAGGGAAATCAAGGCGTTGGACTCCAAGGTAATCGACTCCTTTAAACCCAAATCCTATAATGGGAAAAGGGAAGCAAAGGAGCTCGACACATTCGTGTGGAACGTGGAGCGATACTTCAAGTACCTGAAGCTTGAAGATGACGAGTCCAAAATCTCAACGGCAACCATGTTCTTAGCGGACAATGCCCTTATGTGGTGGCGTCGTCGGAGCATGGAGATTGAGCAAGGTACGTTCTCCCTCACCACTTGGGATGAATTTAAGAAAGATCTTATGTTGCACTTCTATCCCCAAAATGCCAAGTACGAAGCCAAGGAGAAACTAAGGTGGCTCAAGCAAACGGGGAGCATCAAAGACTATGTCAACACCTTCGTGAGTTTGTTATTCGAGGTGCCCAACATGTTAGAGGAAGACAAGCTCATGTACTTCATGAGTGGACTGCAAAATTGGGCAAAACTCGAACTACAAAGGAGACACGTGCAAACATTGTCTGATGCCATTGCCGCCGCCGAATCCTTGATTGAGTTTAAATCAAGCCACCAAGGTGATTCCAAGTCCACGGGGAAGAGGGGTAACCATGAGAAAAGTGGGGGAGAACATAAGCCGAAGGATAAGGCTGAGACAAGCAAACCGAAGGAGAAGAAAGCCGATAAGCATGACAAAAGCAAGGGTAAGTCTTGGCAACCCACTTGTTACTTATGCGACGGCCCTCACATGATGCGAGATTGCCTACAAAAGAAGGCCCTTAAGGCCATGGCTTTCAAGGAGGACAAGGCCGATGAGAGTAACGATGCAAGGATGGGATGCATCCGTCTACTGAATGCCATCCAAACAACCCTCCCACAACCTAAGGCTCAAGTTGAGGGAGGATCATTGTTCGTTGATGTCAAGACTGGTGACAAGACAACGCGTGTGTTGGTGGACACGGGAGCAACCCACAACTTCATGACGTCGGAGGAAGCCACAAGGCTTGGCCTCCGAGTCACAAAGGAGCCCGGTAGCATGAAGACGGTAAATTCCGCTGCCACCCCCATTGTCGGAATTGTGAGCAATGTACAAGTAGACATTGGCGCATGGAAGGGAAAGATCGACTTCACCATAGTCAAGATGGACGAATATGGCATAGTCATTGGGTTAGAGTTCATAGACAAGGTACGAGCCTTTCCCATTCCCTTCTACAATATTTTCTGTATCTTGGACGACGGAAGACAACCTTGCCTGGTGCCATTGGAGAGGCAAGCCAAGAAGTGTACCCAGCATTTGTTGGCAATTCAATTTGCCAAGTCCTAG
- the LOC137732907 gene encoding uncharacterized protein produces the protein MVPEGCDDMRSPPPSFIRWSPSKSWFFVKLNFDGFMVNQGATVGFMIRNEKGEPIIVGARFIGQNTISIVECLALRDSLWMAWSKGLSCIVVKGDLKLAIEFIRGAYSPPWRLKSILEEIRWLASFFYDICWKHVFREVNFLMNAITSIGYSVADFHVWDRTLPLAARQACLFDCTQTECPKGFSL, from the coding sequence ATGGTTCCTGAAGGTTGTGATGATATGAGGTCTCCACCGCCCTCCTTTATCCGGTGGTCCCCTTCCAAATCctggttttttgttaaacttAATTTTGATGGCTTTATGGTGAATCAAGGTGCTACTGTGGGATTTATGATTAGAAATGAGAAAGGGGAGCCTATTATTGTGGGAGCTAGATTTATTGGTCAGAATACCATCTCTATTGTAGAATGTCTGGCTTTACGGGATAGTTTGTGGATGGCATGGTCTAAGGGTTTGTCTTGTATTGTGGTGAAGGGTGATTTGAAGCTGGCGATTGAGTTCATCCGTGGAGCTTATAGCCCCCCTTGGAGATTGAAGTCCATCTTGGAGGAAATTCGTTGGCTTGCTAGTTTTTTTTATGACATTTGTTGGAAACATGTCTTCAGGGAAGTCAATTTTCTGATGAATGCTATAACTAGTATCGGTTACTCTGTTGCTGATTTTCATGTTTGGGATAGAACTCTTCCTTTGGCTGCTCGTCAAGCCTGCTTGTTTGATTGTACCCAAACTGAATGCCCTAAGGGCTTTTCTCTTTAA